The following are from one region of the Archangium lipolyticum genome:
- a CDS encoding WD40 domain-containing protein, which translates to MHESKRRLHPLSVHLLVGTLLTLSACEKNPFEQVDPPGRASVEAGQAQGIAGEPLRVGCIARDPRRLELTYAFDWGDTGGPISPSEPTEWTGPLADGQVGEQEHVFEKTGSYAVRCVARNTGNAMGAWSEPFTVTISPRPTKQHTLTLSVEGEGSVRSNPEGLDCGKQCGATFDTGTRVTLIAQPATNWFFVGWTGSCAGAEPQTVVDLSADATCTARFSLTPPTFFFHMKKEGEGTVTSTPAGLNCPDTCSVAFPSGSTVSLSAQPAAGWSFDRWSGMCSGKEGTAQVTLTQANLECTARFVPAVRFEQAWRRVGTSGPVSTVWSPDGTRIAAALGDGGSVAIWDASTGALHSVLPAHPEAVLSVTWSPDGTQLATGDGMGSVRLWNTHTGELVRTFQAQTRSGARSLAWSPDGRTLISGLSLGMRIYDLATGEWISAGSIDAVDRLAWSPDGTMFAAESWWSEPISSTSAIYKANGELAQTLVGQGLAWSPKGDVYTSGSGSTINVNQAATGVYVRGLEGGRFVNAIFSTAWSAEGRYIAASDMGRLVVLDASTDKTVGGPLTPLRARDLAFHPSRPTLLSSDPESGTISLHAAEGLVLERTLAPYQSRPVAAAWSPDGTKLATASGDGRLWFWSAEGQWLRTFPGSGAKLTSVAWDPTGTWLVAGAEDGTVRRWRAETGEEASPEWRLKSRVNRVAWGPDGLLVAAGDEQGLVTVWNARTGDVLTTFQAHRGALRGLAWNRDGVRLLTGGEDKSASIWNVTTGARTWTMPQAQTAAVGAVAWSPDGSMLATAGAPEFESENLRLWNATTGALLAVLPGRAAALTSLAWNPESFLLAGTRQDGSLEVWDTRSRTLVSSQATAHQGAALGVSWAPLADSLSTCGADTALLTWRVIR; encoded by the coding sequence GTGCACGAATCCAAGCGACGCCTCCACCCCCTCTCCGTCCACCTGCTCGTGGGCACGCTGTTGACCCTGAGCGCCTGTGAGAAGAATCCCTTCGAGCAGGTGGATCCACCCGGCAGGGCGAGCGTCGAGGCCGGGCAGGCGCAAGGCATCGCGGGAGAGCCCCTGCGCGTCGGGTGCATCGCGAGGGATCCGCGCCGCCTGGAGCTCACATACGCCTTCGACTGGGGAGACACGGGGGGGCCCATCAGCCCGAGCGAGCCCACCGAATGGACGGGGCCGCTGGCGGATGGGCAGGTGGGAGAACAGGAGCACGTCTTCGAGAAGACCGGCAGCTACGCGGTGCGCTGCGTGGCGCGCAACACGGGCAACGCGATGGGCGCCTGGTCCGAGCCCTTCACGGTCACCATCTCGCCGCGTCCCACGAAGCAGCACACGCTGACCCTGAGCGTGGAAGGGGAGGGCTCGGTGCGCAGCAACCCGGAGGGGCTCGACTGCGGGAAGCAGTGCGGCGCGACGTTCGACACGGGCACGCGCGTCACCCTGATCGCCCAGCCCGCCACGAACTGGTTCTTCGTGGGCTGGACGGGAAGCTGCGCGGGTGCGGAGCCGCAGACCGTGGTGGATCTCTCCGCCGATGCCACGTGCACGGCTCGCTTCTCGCTCACCCCGCCCACCTTCTTCTTCCACATGAAGAAGGAAGGGGAGGGCACGGTGACGAGCACGCCGGCCGGATTGAACTGCCCGGACACCTGCAGCGTGGCCTTCCCCTCGGGGAGCACCGTGAGCTTGAGCGCGCAGCCCGCGGCTGGTTGGAGTTTCGACAGGTGGAGCGGCATGTGCTCGGGGAAGGAGGGAACCGCCCAGGTCACCCTCACCCAGGCCAACCTCGAGTGCACGGCCCGCTTCGTCCCCGCCGTCCGCTTCGAGCAGGCCTGGCGCCGCGTGGGCACGAGCGGGCCCGTCTCCACGGTGTGGAGCCCGGATGGGACACGGATCGCGGCGGCGCTCGGAGATGGCGGCTCCGTGGCCATCTGGGACGCCAGCACGGGAGCGTTGCACAGCGTCCTCCCCGCCCACCCGGAAGCGGTGCTGTCGGTAACGTGGAGCCCGGACGGGACGCAGCTCGCCACCGGCGATGGGATGGGGAGCGTCCGCTTGTGGAACACCCACACGGGAGAGTTGGTGCGCACATTCCAGGCGCAGACCCGCAGTGGCGCGCGCTCCCTGGCCTGGAGCCCCGATGGCAGGACCCTGATCAGTGGTCTCTCCCTGGGAATGCGGATCTACGACCTCGCCACGGGAGAGTGGATCTCCGCGGGTTCCATCGATGCCGTCGATCGGCTGGCGTGGAGTCCCGACGGGACGATGTTCGCCGCCGAGAGTTGGTGGTCCGAGCCCATCTCGAGCACGTCCGCCATCTACAAGGCCAACGGCGAGCTGGCGCAGACGCTGGTCGGCCAGGGACTCGCGTGGAGCCCGAAGGGTGATGTCTACACGAGCGGAAGTGGATCCACCATCAACGTCAATCAGGCGGCGACGGGCGTGTACGTGCGCGGCCTGGAAGGCGGTAGGTTCGTGAACGCGATCTTCTCGACGGCCTGGAGCGCGGAGGGCCGGTACATCGCCGCGAGCGACATGGGCCGGCTGGTCGTCCTGGATGCCAGCACCGACAAGACCGTGGGTGGCCCGCTCACGCCCCTTCGCGCTCGCGACCTGGCCTTCCATCCGAGCCGCCCGACGCTGCTCTCCTCGGACCCCGAGTCCGGGACGATCTCGCTCCATGCCGCGGAAGGGCTCGTGTTGGAGCGCACGCTCGCCCCCTACCAGTCCAGGCCCGTGGCGGCGGCCTGGAGCCCGGACGGCACGAAGCTCGCCACGGCGAGCGGGGACGGACGCCTCTGGTTCTGGAGCGCGGAGGGACAATGGCTGCGCACGTTCCCCGGCAGTGGCGCGAAGCTGACCTCGGTGGCGTGGGATCCCACGGGCACCTGGCTCGTGGCCGGGGCCGAGGACGGCACCGTGCGCCGCTGGCGCGCCGAGACCGGCGAGGAGGCTTCCCCCGAGTGGCGCCTGAAGAGCCGGGTGAACCGGGTCGCCTGGGGACCGGATGGCCTGCTCGTCGCCGCGGGGGACGAGCAGGGACTCGTGACGGTGTGGAACGCCAGGACGGGTGACGTCCTGACCACGTTCCAGGCCCACCGGGGTGCCCTCCGGGGGCTCGCCTGGAACCGTGATGGCGTCCGTCTGCTCACGGGCGGTGAGGACAAGAGCGCCTCCATCTGGAACGTGACGACGGGCGCCCGGACCTGGACGATGCCCCAGGCCCAGACGGCGGCGGTGGGCGCCGTCGCCTGGAGTCCCGATGGCTCGATGCTGGCCACCGCCGGAGCGCCGGAGTTCGAGTCGGAGAACCTCCGGCTCTGGAACGCCACCACGGGGGCACTCCTGGCAGTGCTCCCCGGGCGGGCCGCCGCCCTCACGTCGCTCGCCTGGAACCCCGAGAGCTTCCTGCTCGCGGGCACCCGGCAGGATGGCTCCCTCGAGGTCTGGGACACGCGCTCGCGGACCCTCGTCTCCTCCCAGGCCACGGCGCACCAGGGCGCGGCACTCGGTGTGTCCTGGGCACCCCTGGCGGACTCCCTGAGCACCTGCGGCGCGGATACCGCGCTCCTGACGTGGCGCGTCATCCGCTGA
- a CDS encoding 30S ribosomal protein S1, with amino-acid sequence MQQNVNQQIGDVGDEDFAAMFEASLKERGGEGILKEGEIVKGTVVQVTKDYAIVDIGYKSEGQVPISEFTSPRGEVSVKAGDPVEVLLESRENDTGMVVLSKEKADKMRIWDEISAACERDEIVKGTIVGRVKGGLSVDIGVKAFLPGSQVDIRPVRNLDQYISKEFEFKVIKFNKKRGNIVLSRRVLLEKQREEMKKETLKNLKEGAVLKGVVKNLTDYGAFIDLGGIDGLLHITDMSWGRIGHPSEMFNVGDEVRVVVLKFDPTQERVSLGLKQIQEDPWHRADEKYPVGTRVRGKVVSITDYGAFIEIEQGVEGLVHVSEMSWTKRLKHPSKMLEVGQEVEAVVLDIDPKAKRIALGMKQIEQNPWTLLEDKYPIGSVIKGQIRNVTDFGVFVGVEEGVDGLVHVSDISWTQRIKHPGEMFKKGDEVEAVVLNIDVENERFSLGIKQLQPDPWDTLSERTPVGSRVKGKVTKVTDFGAFVEIEPGIEGLVHVSELKEERVENPRDVVNEGQDVEVKIIDINTQDRKVALSMKALIGEGDDYREYLRRQAEGSKARLGDVMASKLKK; translated from the coding sequence ATGCAGCAGAATGTGAACCAGCAGATCGGAGATGTCGGCGACGAGGATTTTGCCGCGATGTTCGAGGCCTCGCTCAAGGAGCGTGGCGGTGAAGGCATCCTCAAGGAAGGCGAGATCGTCAAGGGCACCGTGGTGCAGGTGACCAAGGACTACGCCATCGTCGACATCGGCTACAAGTCCGAGGGCCAGGTTCCGATCTCCGAGTTCACCAGCCCTCGCGGCGAGGTCTCCGTCAAGGCGGGCGACCCTGTCGAGGTCCTCCTGGAGAGCCGCGAGAACGATACCGGCATGGTCGTCCTCTCCAAGGAGAAGGCCGACAAGATGCGCATCTGGGACGAGATCAGCGCCGCCTGCGAGCGCGATGAGATCGTCAAGGGCACCATCGTGGGCCGCGTGAAGGGTGGCCTCTCCGTCGACATCGGCGTGAAGGCGTTCCTCCCCGGCAGCCAGGTGGATATCCGCCCGGTGCGCAACCTCGACCAGTACATCTCGAAGGAATTCGAGTTCAAGGTCATCAAGTTCAACAAGAAGCGCGGCAACATCGTGCTCTCCCGCCGCGTGCTGCTCGAGAAGCAGCGCGAGGAGATGAAGAAGGAGACCCTCAAGAACCTCAAGGAGGGTGCGGTCCTCAAGGGCGTGGTCAAGAACCTCACCGACTACGGCGCCTTCATCGACCTCGGCGGTATCGACGGCCTGCTGCACATCACCGACATGTCGTGGGGCCGCATCGGTCACCCCTCCGAGATGTTCAACGTCGGTGACGAAGTGCGCGTGGTCGTCCTCAAGTTCGACCCGACGCAGGAGCGCGTCAGCCTGGGCCTCAAGCAGATCCAGGAGGATCCGTGGCACCGCGCCGACGAGAAGTACCCGGTCGGCACCCGCGTGCGCGGCAAGGTCGTCTCCATCACCGACTACGGCGCGTTCATCGAGATCGAGCAGGGCGTCGAGGGTCTGGTGCACGTGTCCGAGATGTCCTGGACCAAGCGCCTCAAGCACCCGAGCAAGATGCTGGAGGTGGGCCAGGAGGTCGAGGCGGTGGTGCTCGACATCGATCCGAAGGCCAAGCGCATCGCGCTGGGCATGAAGCAGATCGAGCAGAACCCCTGGACGCTGCTCGAGGACAAGTACCCGATCGGCTCGGTCATCAAGGGTCAGATCCGCAACGTCACCGACTTCGGCGTGTTCGTCGGCGTCGAGGAGGGCGTGGACGGCCTGGTGCACGTGTCCGACATCTCGTGGACCCAGCGCATCAAGCACCCGGGCGAGATGTTCAAGAAGGGCGACGAGGTCGAGGCGGTGGTGCTCAACATCGACGTCGAGAACGAGCGCTTCAGCCTGGGCATCAAGCAGCTCCAGCCGGATCCCTGGGACACCCTGTCCGAGCGCACGCCCGTGGGCAGCCGCGTGAAGGGCAAGGTCACCAAGGTGACGGACTTCGGCGCCTTCGTGGAGATCGAGCCGGGCATCGAGGGCCTCGTGCACGTCTCCGAGCTGAAGGAGGAGCGCGTCGAGAACCCGCGTGACGTGGTGAACGAGGGCCAGGATGTCGAGGTGAAGATCATCGACATCAACACGCAGGACCGGAAGGTGGCCCTGTCGATGAAGGCCCTGATCGGCGAGGGCGACGACTACCGCGAGTACCTGCGCCGCCAGGCGGAGGGCTCCAAGGCGCGCCTCGGCGACGTGATGGCGAGCAAGCTGAAGAAGTAA
- a CDS encoding acyl-CoA dehydrogenase family protein: MNLELTETQTLIRDTARKFARERVAPQARRFDKEEYFPTELFKELASLGLMGVNIPAQYGGAEAGVVSYSLAMMEMAAACASTSVAMAVTNMCAELIQKFGTDAQREKYVTRLTSGEAVVGSFALSEAHAGSDPRAMRTTAVRRGDKWVLNGSKQWITSGAYAGVMVVWALTGGQGNKGISAFIVEGGTRGLIVGKHEDKMGLRSSNTVGLTFEDMEIPAENLLGKEGDGFKLAMIALDGGRIGIASQACGVARAALEASIRYAKDRKAFGQPIGEFQALRFMLANMATELQAAELLTLRAAHLKEQGQPFTREASMAKLYASEMSNRAVDKAVQIHGGYGYIDEFPVERYFRDARVQTIYEGTSEVQRLVIARETFKLLD; this comes from the coding sequence GTGAACCTCGAGCTCACCGAGACGCAGACGCTCATCCGCGACACCGCGCGCAAGTTCGCCCGCGAGCGTGTCGCCCCCCAGGCCCGCCGCTTCGACAAGGAGGAGTATTTCCCCACCGAGCTCTTCAAGGAGCTGGCCTCCCTGGGCCTCATGGGAGTCAACATCCCCGCCCAGTACGGCGGCGCCGAGGCGGGCGTCGTCTCGTACTCGCTGGCGATGATGGAGATGGCGGCGGCGTGTGCCTCCACCTCGGTGGCCATGGCCGTGACGAACATGTGCGCCGAGCTCATCCAGAAGTTCGGCACCGACGCGCAGCGCGAGAAGTACGTGACGCGGCTGACGTCGGGTGAGGCGGTGGTGGGCTCGTTCGCGCTCTCCGAGGCGCATGCGGGCTCGGATCCGCGCGCCATGCGCACCACGGCCGTGCGGCGCGGGGACAAGTGGGTCCTCAACGGCAGCAAGCAGTGGATCACCTCCGGTGCCTATGCGGGGGTGATGGTGGTGTGGGCGCTGACGGGAGGGCAGGGGAACAAGGGCATCTCCGCCTTCATCGTGGAGGGCGGGACGCGGGGCCTCATCGTCGGCAAGCATGAGGACAAGATGGGCCTGCGCTCGTCCAACACCGTGGGCCTCACCTTCGAGGACATGGAGATCCCCGCGGAGAACCTCCTGGGCAAGGAGGGGGACGGCTTCAAGCTGGCGATGATCGCGCTGGACGGTGGACGCATCGGCATCGCCTCGCAGGCGTGCGGCGTGGCGCGGGCGGCGCTGGAGGCCTCCATCCGGTACGCGAAGGACCGCAAGGCGTTCGGCCAGCCCATCGGCGAGTTCCAGGCGCTGCGCTTCATGCTGGCCAACATGGCCACCGAGCTGCAGGCGGCGGAGCTGCTGACACTCCGGGCGGCGCACCTCAAGGAGCAGGGCCAGCCGTTCACCCGCGAGGCCTCGATGGCGAAGCTGTACGCCAGCGAGATGTCCAACCGCGCGGTGGACAAGGCGGTGCAGATCCATGGCGGGTACGGCTACATCGACGAGTTCCCGGTGGAGCGCTACTTCCGCGACGCCCGCGTGCAGACCATCTACGAGGGCACCAGCGAGGTGCAGCGCCTGGTGATCGCCCGCGAGACGTTCAAGCTGCTCGACTGA
- a CDS encoding AgmX/PglI C-terminal domain-containing protein: protein MKRSLFAVVVLGAGLAFAQGSSNKQGSSAKSGSSAKATNPDPGAAPAQEKKTAAPARPPPPDINRMPFTPDTIREVMQYYSRDIQECYEEILATKGSNVEEGRILTTFTITPDGFVRNAKVAKSGTTLKNTRLHECVVNVISSITFPPTPDKREYPIEYPFNLKALK from the coding sequence ATGAAGCGCTCCCTGTTCGCGGTGGTGGTGCTCGGGGCGGGCCTGGCGTTCGCGCAAGGCTCGTCCAACAAGCAAGGCTCGTCCGCCAAGAGCGGCTCGTCCGCCAAGGCAACGAATCCGGACCCCGGCGCCGCCCCCGCGCAGGAGAAGAAGACGGCCGCGCCGGCACGGCCTCCTCCTCCGGACATCAACCGCATGCCCTTCACCCCGGACACCATCCGCGAGGTGATGCAGTACTACTCGCGCGACATCCAGGAATGCTACGAGGAGATCCTCGCGACGAAGGGCAGCAACGTGGAGGAGGGCCGCATCCTGACGACCTTCACGATCACTCCGGACGGCTTCGTGCGCAACGCCAAGGTGGCCAAGTCGGGCACGACGCTGAAGAACACGCGCCTGCACGAGTGCGTGGTGAACGTGATCTCCAGCATCACGTTCCCGCCGACGCCGGACAAGCGCGAGTACCCCATCGAGTATCCGTTCAACCTCAAGGCCCTCAAGTAG
- a CDS encoding acyl-CoA dehydrogenase, producing MNFELSDIQREIQRMCREFASRELTPNARKWDETHQWPSDAVKKLAELSLLGVAVPEQYGGAGLDNVCYALAMEEISRGCASTGVIMSVNNSLYCDPVMKYGTEEQKAEFLTPFARGEKLGCFGLTEPEAGSDAASQKTTAVRKGDEYVINGSKNWITNGPRADAIVLFTMTNKEAGNKGISAFLVPTNTPGFIRAEPDKKMGISAAHSCSMFFEDMRVPAKNLLGKEGDGFKIAMSTLDGGRIGIASQALGIARAAFEEAVRYSGERKTFGKAIREHQAIQFMIADMATEIDAARLLVHRAALLKDKGVRHSTESAMAKVYASEMASRVANKALQVHGGMGYSKEMDVERHVRDARITEIYEGTSEIQRIVISANLLKD from the coding sequence ATGAACTTCGAGCTGAGCGACATCCAGCGCGAGATCCAGCGGATGTGCCGCGAGTTCGCCTCGCGAGAGCTGACCCCCAACGCCCGCAAGTGGGACGAGACGCACCAGTGGCCCAGCGATGCGGTGAAGAAGCTGGCCGAGTTGTCGCTGCTCGGCGTGGCCGTGCCGGAGCAGTACGGCGGCGCGGGGCTGGACAACGTCTGTTATGCGCTCGCCATGGAGGAGATCAGCCGCGGCTGTGCCTCCACCGGCGTCATCATGAGCGTGAACAACTCGCTCTACTGCGATCCGGTGATGAAGTACGGCACCGAGGAGCAGAAGGCCGAGTTCCTCACGCCCTTCGCCCGGGGCGAGAAGCTGGGCTGCTTCGGCCTCACCGAGCCCGAGGCGGGCAGCGACGCGGCCTCCCAGAAGACCACCGCCGTGCGCAAGGGTGACGAGTACGTCATCAACGGCTCGAAGAACTGGATCACCAACGGCCCGAGGGCCGACGCCATCGTCCTGTTCACGATGACGAACAAGGAGGCGGGCAACAAGGGCATCTCCGCCTTCCTGGTGCCCACCAACACCCCGGGCTTCATCCGCGCCGAGCCGGACAAGAAGATGGGCATCAGCGCCGCGCACTCGTGCAGCATGTTCTTCGAGGACATGCGCGTGCCGGCGAAGAACCTCCTGGGTAAGGAGGGCGACGGCTTCAAGATCGCCATGAGCACGCTGGACGGTGGGCGCATCGGGATCGCCTCGCAGGCGCTGGGCATCGCCCGCGCGGCGTTCGAGGAGGCGGTGCGCTACTCGGGCGAGCGCAAGACGTTCGGCAAGGCCATCCGCGAGCACCAGGCCATCCAGTTCATGATCGCCGACATGGCCACGGAGATCGACGCGGCCCGGTTGCTGGTGCATCGCGCGGCGCTGCTCAAGGACAAGGGCGTCCGCCACTCCACCGAGAGTGCGATGGCCAAGGTGTACGCCAGCGAAATGGCCAGCCGTGTGGCCAACAAGGCCCTGCAGGTGCATGGTGGCATGGGCTACTCCAAGGAAATGGACGTCGAGCGCCACGTGCGCGACGCGCGCATCACGGAGATCTACGAGGGGACGAGCGAGATCCAACGCATCGTCATCTCGGCCAACCTGTTGAAGGATTGA
- a CDS encoding enoyl-CoA hydratase/isomerase family protein has translation MAYENIRLEIEEAIAVLTIDRPKALNALNSKTLQELESAFNSLPTTVRALIITGGGDKAFVAGADIAEMASITASQAREFAALGHRAFHTLEQLPIPTIAAVNGFALGGGCELALACDLIYASEKAKLGLPEVSLGVIPGFGGTQRLTRVVGKMRAKELIFTGERIDAAKAKEIGLVLEVLPADQLLAHCKAVAAKFLKNGPLAVSQAKRVIEFGADQDLRAANELERQGFAVLFGSEDQKEGMKAFLEKRPAGFTGK, from the coding sequence ATGGCCTACGAGAACATCCGGCTCGAGATCGAGGAGGCAATCGCCGTCCTCACCATCGACCGTCCCAAGGCGCTCAACGCCCTCAACAGCAAGACGCTCCAGGAGCTCGAATCCGCGTTCAACTCCCTGCCCACCACCGTCCGGGCCCTCATCATCACGGGGGGTGGAGACAAGGCGTTCGTGGCGGGCGCGGACATCGCGGAGATGGCCTCCATCACCGCGTCCCAGGCGCGCGAGTTCGCCGCGCTCGGCCACCGCGCCTTCCACACGCTGGAGCAGCTCCCCATCCCGACCATCGCCGCGGTGAACGGCTTCGCGCTCGGTGGCGGGTGTGAGCTGGCCCTCGCGTGCGATCTCATCTACGCCTCCGAGAAGGCGAAGCTGGGCCTGCCCGAGGTGAGCCTGGGGGTCATCCCCGGCTTCGGCGGCACGCAGCGCCTCACCCGCGTGGTGGGCAAGATGCGCGCGAAGGAGCTCATCTTCACGGGCGAGCGCATCGACGCCGCCAAGGCGAAGGAGATCGGCCTGGTGCTCGAGGTCCTCCCGGCGGATCAGCTCCTGGCCCACTGCAAGGCGGTGGCGGCGAAGTTCCTCAAGAACGGGCCGCTGGCGGTATCGCAGGCCAAGCGGGTCATCGAGTTCGGCGCGGATCAGGATCTCCGGGCGGCCAACGAGCTGGAGCGCCAGGGCTTCGCGGTGCTCTTCGGCTCCGAGGACCAGAAGGAGGGCATGAAGGCCTTCCTCGAGAAGCGTCCGGCGGGTTTCACCGGCAAGTAG
- a CDS encoding 3-hydroxyacyl-CoA dehydrogenase family protein produces MATEHIIVVGAGQMGSGIAQVALQAGLRVTLVDVSKEGLAKGAERIKAGLKKLVEKGKLDEARLKAADTNLATATSATEVKDVDFAIEAVTENEELKRRIFVELDGVVKPGGILATNTSSIPITRIAAATKRPENVIGMHFMNPVPLMQLVELIRGAATSDATYQTTRALAEKMGKTTVVSKDFPGFIVNRILIPMLNEACFALMEGLGTAEDIDTAMKLGTNQPMGPLQLADFIGLDTVLYIAEVLHKGLGDDKYRPSPLLRQYVDAGWYGKKSGRGFYKY; encoded by the coding sequence ATGGCAACGGAGCACATCATCGTCGTCGGCGCAGGGCAGATGGGGTCGGGCATCGCCCAGGTGGCGCTGCAGGCCGGCCTGCGGGTCACTCTGGTGGACGTCTCGAAGGAGGGTCTCGCCAAGGGCGCCGAGCGCATCAAGGCCGGCCTGAAGAAGCTGGTGGAGAAGGGCAAGCTGGACGAGGCCCGGCTGAAGGCCGCGGACACGAATCTGGCCACCGCCACGAGCGCCACCGAGGTGAAGGATGTCGACTTCGCCATCGAGGCCGTGACGGAGAACGAGGAGCTCAAGCGCCGCATCTTCGTGGAGCTGGACGGCGTGGTGAAGCCGGGAGGCATCCTCGCCACCAACACCTCGTCCATCCCCATCACGCGGATCGCCGCGGCGACGAAGCGCCCCGAGAACGTGATCGGCATGCACTTCATGAACCCGGTGCCGCTGATGCAGCTGGTGGAGCTGATCCGGGGCGCGGCGACGTCGGACGCGACCTACCAGACGACCCGGGCGCTCGCGGAGAAGATGGGGAAGACCACGGTGGTGTCCAAGGACTTCCCGGGCTTCATCGTGAACCGCATCCTGATTCCGATGCTCAACGAGGCCTGCTTCGCGCTGATGGAGGGCCTGGGGACGGCGGAGGACATCGACACGGCGATGAAGCTGGGAACGAACCAGCCCATGGGCCCGCTGCAGCTGGCGGACTTCATCGGCCTGGACACGGTGCTCTACATCGCCGAGGTGCTCCACAAGGGTCTGGGCGACGACAAGTACCGCCCGAGCCCGCTGCTGCGGCAGTACGTGGACGCCGGTTGGTACGGCAAGAAGAGCGGCCGCGGTTTCTACAAGTACTGA
- a CDS encoding Mrp/NBP35 family ATP-binding protein: MSVSERDILAAMSKVMDPELHIDLVKAGMVKDIRVDGDKAKLKIELTTPACPLKGKIQADAEAALKQVPGLKTFDIEWGAQVRSAPAGMAGQQGQAILPQVKNVILVGAGKGGVGKSTVSVNLAAALAREGAKVGLLDADFYGPSVPLMTGITEKPVSPDGKTLLPLEKHGLKVMSIGFLVEADQALIWRGPMLHGALMQLVRDVRWGELDYLILDLPPGTGDVALSLSQSVRAAGSVLVTTPQDVALADVVRAKQMFDKVHIPVLGIVENMSQFVCPHCSKATPIFNRGGGHKAAEMFSIPFLGEIPLDLKIRESGDAGVPVVLSAPDSPEAQAFMAMARNIAGRVSTENMRVAVKLPVVR, translated from the coding sequence ATGAGCGTTTCCGAGCGCGACATCCTCGCGGCGATGTCGAAGGTGATGGATCCCGAGCTGCACATCGATCTGGTGAAGGCCGGGATGGTGAAGGACATCCGCGTGGACGGCGACAAGGCGAAGCTCAAGATCGAGCTGACGACGCCGGCCTGTCCGCTGAAGGGGAAGATCCAGGCGGACGCCGAGGCGGCGCTGAAGCAGGTGCCGGGGCTGAAGACGTTCGACATCGAGTGGGGCGCGCAGGTGCGCTCGGCGCCGGCGGGGATGGCCGGTCAGCAGGGGCAGGCGATCCTGCCGCAGGTGAAGAACGTGATCCTCGTCGGCGCCGGCAAGGGTGGCGTGGGCAAGAGCACGGTGTCGGTGAACCTGGCGGCGGCGCTGGCGCGCGAGGGCGCGAAGGTGGGCCTGCTGGACGCGGACTTCTACGGTCCCTCGGTGCCGCTGATGACGGGCATCACCGAGAAGCCGGTGAGCCCGGATGGCAAGACGCTGCTGCCGCTGGAGAAGCACGGGCTGAAGGTGATGTCGATCGGCTTCCTGGTGGAGGCGGATCAGGCGCTCATCTGGCGCGGGCCCATGCTGCACGGAGCGCTGATGCAGCTGGTGCGGGACGTGCGCTGGGGCGAGCTGGACTACCTCATCCTCGACCTGCCGCCCGGGACGGGTGACGTGGCGCTGTCGCTGTCGCAGTCGGTGAGGGCGGCGGGCTCGGTGCTGGTGACGACGCCGCAGGACGTGGCGCTGGCGGACGTGGTGCGCGCCAAGCAGATGTTCGACAAGGTGCACATCCCCGTGCTGGGCATCGTGGAGAACATGAGCCAGTTCGTGTGCCCGCACTGCTCGAAGGCCACGCCCATCTTCAACCGGGGCGGCGGCCACAAGGCGGCGGAGATGTTCAGCATCCCGTTCCTGGGCGAAATCCCCCTGGATCTGAAGATCCGCGAGTCGGGTGACGCGGGCGTGCCGGTGGTGCTGAGCGCGCCGGACAGCCCCGAGGCCCAGGCCTTCATGGCGATGGCGCGCAACATCGCGGGCCGCGTCTCCACCGAGAACATGCGGGTGGCGGTGAAGCTGCCGGTGGTACGCTAG
- a CDS encoding PHP domain-containing protein: protein MLIDLHAHSYLSKGCDLDPRAVLDRAALFGLDGVAFTETNTQDGCDELFEIGAKSKVKVFVGLELITDRGQYLCFFPKPELAPEPVQMWGSNREKPWSAAECLPKVRSLGAAIVAARPYDRDTPNPAMDYVRSLGGLLCAVEGYNARVKQTSNDLAVEAAEVLKLPCTGGSDARGSLDEVGYGATFFKKPMQTQEQLVAALLAGDFFPVMAGELPRLTRPGEAQASRGGGKRRGGGGGGGGGRRRR, encoded by the coding sequence ATGCTCATCGATCTGCACGCGCATTCCTACCTGTCCAAGGGTTGCGACCTGGATCCGCGCGCGGTCCTCGACCGTGCCGCGCTGTTCGGTCTGGACGGCGTGGCCTTCACCGAGACCAACACCCAGGACGGCTGTGACGAGCTGTTCGAGATCGGCGCGAAGTCCAAGGTCAAGGTCTTCGTCGGTCTGGAGCTCATCACCGACCGGGGGCAGTACCTGTGCTTCTTCCCGAAGCCGGAGCTGGCTCCCGAGCCCGTGCAGATGTGGGGCAGCAACCGCGAGAAGCCGTGGAGCGCCGCCGAGTGTCTCCCGAAGGTCCGCTCGCTGGGCGCCGCCATCGTGGCCGCTCGGCCGTACGATCGGGACACTCCCAACCCGGCCATGGATTATGTCCGCTCCCTGGGGGGCCTGCTGTGCGCCGTCGAGGGCTACAACGCCCGCGTCAAGCAGACGTCCAATGACCTGGCCGTCGAGGCCGCCGAGGTGCTCAAGCTGCCCTGTACGGGTGGGAGTGACGCCCGGGGTTCGCTCGATGAGGTGGGTTATGGCGCCACCTTCTTCAAGAAGCCCATGCAGACCCAGGAGCAGCTGGTCGCCGCCCTGCTGGCCGGTGATTTTTTTCCGGTCATGGCCGGTGAGTTGCCCCGGCTCACGCGCCCCGGTGAGGCCCAGGCCTCCCGCGGGGGTGGCAAGCGCCGTGGCGGCGGGGGGGGCGGAGGCGGTGGGCGCCGCCGCCGCTAA